One stretch of Arachis duranensis cultivar V14167 chromosome 1, aradu.V14167.gnm2.J7QH, whole genome shotgun sequence DNA includes these proteins:
- the LOC107458397 gene encoding protein DNA-DAMAGE INDUCIBLE 1 isoform X2 translates to MKITVMTADEQILTLDVDPHESVENVKALLEVETSVPIQQQQLLFNGKEIRNSDKLSAIGVKDDDLLMMVSSGGGSGSSGGAASGTANELSLNADGSAVNPSAFQQHIRRDSNLIGQLFQSDPELAQAILGNDLNRLQEVLRMRHRQREELQRQKEEELALLYADPFDVEAQRKIEAAIRQKGIDENWAAALEHNPEAFARVVMLYVDMEVNGVPLKAFVDSGAQSTIISKSCAERCGLLRLLDQRYKGIAHGVGQSEILGRIHVAPIKIGSIFYPCSFLVLDSPNMEFLFGLDMLRKHQRKTYRHGFLMRKSLRRLQALAHKLHQGAIIHHQGASLLGELLATSLRTLNLKPKLQSLLS, encoded by the exons ATGAAGATCACTGTCATGACTGCTGATGAACAAATTCTCACTTTGGATGTCGATCCTCACGAATCT GTGGAAAACGTCAAGGCATTGCTGGAGGTTGAG ACAAGTGTCCCTATTCAGCAACAGCAACTACTCTTCAATGGGAAGGAGATTAGGAATTCTGACAAGTTAAGTGCCATAGGCGTGAAGGATGATGATTTGCTTATGATGGTCTCCTCCGGTGGTGGCAGTGGCAGCAGCGGCGGTGCTGCTAG TGGAACTGCCAATGAATTGAGTTTAAATGCCGATGGATCCGCTGTAAACCCCAGTGCTTTCCAGCAGCACATAAGACGTGATTCTAATTTGATAGGTCAGCTCTTTCAG AGCGATCCGGAGTTGGCGCAAGCTATTCTTGGGAATGATCTTAACAGATTGCAGGAAGTTTTGCGAATGCGTCATCGCCAAAGGGAAGAACTACAGCGTCAGAAAGAAGAAGAGCTT GCTCTTCTCTATGCGGATCCTTTTGATGTTGAAGCCCAAAGAAAGATTGAAGCTGCCATTCGCCAA AAAGGAATTGATGAAAACTGGGCAGCTGCATTGGAACATAATCCTGAAGCTTTTGCTAGAGTG GTTATGCTCTATGTTGatatggaagttaatggtgtcCCACTGAAG GCATTTGTGGATAGTGGAGCCCAGTCTACCATTATATCAAAAAGTTGTGCTGAGCGCTGTGG ATTGTTGAGACTCTTAGATCAGCGATACAAAGGTATTGCTCATGGAGTTGGTCAATCAGAAATATTAGGTCGAATACATGTAGCTCCAATCAAG atTGGGAGTATATTTTACCCTTGCTCATTCTTAGTTCTGGATTCTCCCAATATGGAGTTCCTTTTTGGGCTTGATATGCTCCGAAAGCACCAG AGAAAGACATACCGTCACggtttcttgatgaggaaaagTTTAAGGAGGCTTCAAGCTCTGGCGCACAA GTTACATCAGGGGGCAATAATCCATCACCAAGGGGCCAGTCTTCTG GGGGAGCTTCTGGCGACAAGTCTAAG GACTCTGAATTTGAAGCCAAAGTTGCAAAGCTTGTTGAGTTAG
- the LOC107458651 gene encoding LOW QUALITY PROTEIN: BTB/POZ domain-containing protein At1g55760-like (The sequence of the model RefSeq protein was modified relative to this genomic sequence to represent the inferred CDS: deleted 1 base in 1 codon; substituted 1 base at 1 genomic stop codon), translated as MSDSAYKVDTTSRLAQWRIDNLASCTYRKSDPFKIGKWNWKKLVLWKXRHLSVEKNRVLFVKLYPEISNLTRDNPPIASFIIRVVSSVGDRKSLTHPEIRDKLIKSNEDFVWAIEVPLTGKFIIDVEFLDLKTASPNGEEPCSIWAAGFTQQRSNATALETLGKMLTEGIHTDITINASDGSIGAHRAVLAARSPVFRSMFSHDLKEKELSTVNIQDMSIEACQALLNYLYGIIKNDEFLMHRLALLHAADKYDISDLREACHESLLEDIDTKNVLERLQNASLYRLMKLKMSCIRYLVKFGKVFEIRDDFNCFMQNADRDLIAEVFHEVLDAWKGF; from the exons ATGAGCGATTCTGCTTACAAGGTCGACACCACCTCCCGCCTTGCTCAATGGCGAATCGACAACTTGGCCTCTTGCACTTACCGCAAATCCGATCCTTTCAAGATCGGAAAATGGAACTGG AAAAAGTTAGTTTTATGGAAATGAAGGCATTTGTCTGTGGAGAAGAACAGGGTTTTGTTTGTTAAATTGTATCCAGAAATTTCGAATCTAACACGAGATAACCCCCCGATTGCGTCCTTCATCATTAGGGTGGTTAGTTCTGTTGGAGATCGCAAGTCCCTCACTCATCCAG AGATAAGAGATAAGCTGATAAAGAGCAACGAGGACTTTGTTTGGGCAATTGAGGTTCCACTAACTGGGAAATTCATTATCGACGTTGAGTTCCTTGATTTGAAGACTGCATCCCCAAAC GGTGAGGAACCTTGTTCTATTTGGGCTGCCGGTTTTACTCAGCAAAGATCAAATGCGACGGCGCTTGAGACTCTGGGTAAAATGCTAACAGAAGGGATTCACACAGACATAACCATCAATGCTTCGGACGGAAGCATAGGAGCTCACAGGGCAGTTCTGGCTGCCCGGTCGCCTGTGTTTCGCAGCATGTTTTCGCACGATCTCAAGGAGAAAGAGCTGTCAACTGTCAACATCCAAGACATGTCGATTGAAGCTTGCCAGGCACTTCTAAATTATCTCTATGGGATCATTAAGAACGACGAGTTCTTGATGCATAGATTAGCCCTTCTACATGCTGCTGATAAATATGACATATCTGACTTGAGAGAGGCATGTCATGAGAGTCTTCTAGAAGACATTGACACGAAAAATGTCCTCGAGAGGCTCCAGAATGCGTCGCTGTATCGGCTGATGAAACTGAAGATGAGCTGTATTAGATATCTTGTGAAATTTGGTAAGGTATTCGAAATTCGCGATGATTTCAATTGCTTCATGCAAAATGCAGATAGGGATTTGATTGCTGAAGTCTTCCATGAAGTTCTTGATGCATGGAAAGGATTCTGA
- the LOC107458475 gene encoding uncharacterized protein LOC107458475 produces MQSNMALSSMEVEAPPSEAKPLPPKPKFEPLKPHEMSDGQVQFRKVSVPQHRYNPLKKAWMDIYTPIYEQMKIDIRMNLKARKVELKTRPDTPDISNLQKCADFVHAFMMGFDVIDAIALLRMDELYVESFEIKDVKTLRGDHLSRAIGRLSGKGGKTKFAIENATKTRIVIADTKIHILGSFSNIKMQRGFDLPSHDTGFFLGLIL; encoded by the coding sequence ATGCAGTCAAACATGGCTTTATCTTCGATGGAAGTAGAAGCTCCCCCTTCTGAGGCAAAACCATTACCTCCAAAGCCAAAGTTCGAGCCTTTGAAGCCTCATGAGATGTCGGATGGTCAGGTTCAGTTCAGGAAGGTGTCTGTTCCACAGCATCGCTACAACCCTCTCAAGAAAGCATGGATGGACATCTATACTCCCATATATGAACAGATGAAAATTGACATCCGCATGAATTTGAAGGCTCGGAAGGTTGAACTGAAGACAAGGCCAGATACACCCGATATTAGTAACCTGCAAAAATGTGCTGATTTTGTCCATGCTTTCATGATGGGCTTCGACGTCATAGATGCCATCGCTCTACTCCGTATGGATGAACTCTATGTCGAGTCCTTTGAGATCAAGGATGTTAAGACACTTAGAGGTGATCACTTGTCTCGCGCTATTGGAAGATTATCTGGTAAAGGCGGTAAAACTAAGTTTGCAATCGAAAATGCAACTAAGACAAGGATTGTGATTGCTGACACCAAAATACACATTTTGGGGTCATTTTCCAACATCAAAATGCAGAGAGGTTTTGATCTTCCTAGTCATGATACTGGATTTTTTTTGGGTCTAATTCTATAG
- the LOC107458397 gene encoding protein DNA-DAMAGE INDUCIBLE 1 isoform X1, whose product MKITVMTADEQILTLDVDPHESVENVKALLEVETSVPIQQQQLLFNGKEIRNSDKLSAIGVKDDDLLMMVSSGGGSGSSGGAASGTANELSLNADGSAVNPSAFQQHIRRDSNLIGQLFQSDPELAQAILGNDLNRLQEVLRMRHRQREELQRQKEEELALLYADPFDVEAQRKIEAAIRQKGIDENWAAALEHNPEAFARVVMLYVDMEVNGVPLKAFVDSGAQSTIISKSCAERCGLLRLLDQRYKGIAHGVGQSEILGRIHVAPIKIGSIFYPCSFLVLDSPNMEFLFGLDMLRKHQCIIDLKDNVLRVGGGEVSVPFLHEKDIPSRFLDEEKFKEASSSGAQVTSGGNNPSPRGQSSGGASGDKSKDSEFEAKVAKLVELGFGRAAVIEALQLFNGNEEQAAGFLFGG is encoded by the exons ATGAAGATCACTGTCATGACTGCTGATGAACAAATTCTCACTTTGGATGTCGATCCTCACGAATCT GTGGAAAACGTCAAGGCATTGCTGGAGGTTGAG ACAAGTGTCCCTATTCAGCAACAGCAACTACTCTTCAATGGGAAGGAGATTAGGAATTCTGACAAGTTAAGTGCCATAGGCGTGAAGGATGATGATTTGCTTATGATGGTCTCCTCCGGTGGTGGCAGTGGCAGCAGCGGCGGTGCTGCTAG TGGAACTGCCAATGAATTGAGTTTAAATGCCGATGGATCCGCTGTAAACCCCAGTGCTTTCCAGCAGCACATAAGACGTGATTCTAATTTGATAGGTCAGCTCTTTCAG AGCGATCCGGAGTTGGCGCAAGCTATTCTTGGGAATGATCTTAACAGATTGCAGGAAGTTTTGCGAATGCGTCATCGCCAAAGGGAAGAACTACAGCGTCAGAAAGAAGAAGAGCTT GCTCTTCTCTATGCGGATCCTTTTGATGTTGAAGCCCAAAGAAAGATTGAAGCTGCCATTCGCCAA AAAGGAATTGATGAAAACTGGGCAGCTGCATTGGAACATAATCCTGAAGCTTTTGCTAGAGTG GTTATGCTCTATGTTGatatggaagttaatggtgtcCCACTGAAG GCATTTGTGGATAGTGGAGCCCAGTCTACCATTATATCAAAAAGTTGTGCTGAGCGCTGTGG ATTGTTGAGACTCTTAGATCAGCGATACAAAGGTATTGCTCATGGAGTTGGTCAATCAGAAATATTAGGTCGAATACATGTAGCTCCAATCAAG atTGGGAGTATATTTTACCCTTGCTCATTCTTAGTTCTGGATTCTCCCAATATGGAGTTCCTTTTTGGGCTTGATATGCTCCGAAAGCACCAG TgtataattgatttaaaagaTAATGTTTTACGAGTTGGTGGTGGAGAAGTTTCAGTGCCATTTTTGCATG AGAAAGACATACCGTCACggtttcttgatgaggaaaagTTTAAGGAGGCTTCAAGCTCTGGCGCACAA GTTACATCAGGGGGCAATAATCCATCACCAAGGGGCCAGTCTTCTG GGGGAGCTTCTGGCGACAAGTCTAAG GACTCTGAATTTGAAGCCAAAGTTGCAAAGCTTGTTGAGTTAGGATTTGGAAGAGCTGCAGTAATAGAAGCTCTTCAATTATTTAATGGCAATGAGGAACAAGCAGCAGGATTTCTTTTTGGGGGCTGA